The Vigna unguiculata cultivar IT97K-499-35 chromosome 1, ASM411807v1, whole genome shotgun sequence nucleotide sequence aTTTAAGAAAGAATATGTAATCTATATTGAGAATCGATAGAAATCAAATCAAGTATTtctgttttttcaatttttttttttataaaacataacatttaatgataataaataataaaacataaaatcaaatataataaagaaaaaaaatatttattgagatattttttattttctttttctttgtctttTTAACTTTCCTACAAAGTGTATTAATCTTTTACTTttacatctttttttttttgtttctgaataaaaagaaacacttagacacaaaattattatttttactttcatcTCTCATTTgctctttttcatttttgaagaaaaaaggtAATTTTCTTGTCTCACTCActtattattgaaatatttgtttaataattaacatttttttatctcctaagtcttatattgattttttttattaatatagataaaaaaaataatgtattatgtattttttcataatcaatttttaaatgttgtttgattatcatattttttttcttagtaaCCCTCAAATACtgattaaattatgataaattattttttaatcttaaacttatAGAAGAAGTAAgaatattgatgaagaataataaaatatattcatttttttaaaagtggcaAAAAGGGGACTACCCTTTAAGATAAAAacaagataaatttaattttagatagTCTGAAACATGATACTAATGATCATATTGTTCAATTAGAGGAATCTTCCCTTAAGGTTTAACAAATTAGATGTGAGGGAGGGAGTTTCAGATTAATTCTTGGAAACATTtcatatttacattaaaaaaaagattgctgaaaattttagttctgATTCAATAATTGATGAGTTGAACAATTTGAAGGAAAGAACAACAATCATTTAGATATAagtaatattttgtttgtaatatggttatactaaattatgtattaaattttattttattagtaataataattaaatatataaattttgaatatattattttgccTCCTCCAAGATTATTAATCAAGATCTATTATCCATTctcattctcgtttaaattattaaaatatgcaaTCTTATTAGAtaacctaatatatatatatatatatatatatatatatatatatatatatatatatatatatatatatatatatttctcttaACCTTtagtttgataatatttttctttctttggcTATACACAAAATTCACTCATATTTTAAGTTGCTTTCTCTTTTATCATAATATCATACACAAAACaggaaaattaataaaataattattttaattcaaaaataaaataaaagagaatcttttaatatataaatatggatatataaatattaattttagatttagAAAACGAACTAAAAGTAGAAGAGTTAAAATCCTATATaagacttaaaataaaattaaacgtATAAAATTTAACTTCGCCCTACCAAAGTCATTTGTTTGGATAATCATAtccaagaaaacaaaacaaaaaaatatttaaagtaatctTGTTATTACAATGGAAACAAACAAGAATCCAATTATTCCCACTTCCAACCTTTATCTTCTTCCACAGCTAGGAGCAGAGGCAaagcaaaacaacaaaaacagtGAGAaaggaaaattggaattaaattTTCAATCCCGTGACCCTTAGGGGCAAAAGCGTAACTTCACAAGAGAAGATAGTTGTCCATTGTAGCGGGAACTAacactctttctctctcttggCACTGTGAGTAGTGGAACCTCTATTTTCTGATAAGAACACGACCATGCATTTCcacaaaacactttttttttttttcattggtcGTGAGTTCCCATAATGCCCTTCTCTTTTCCCTCGGAAGCGTCGGCAGTGTATTTTGTAGGTTTGTGAGGAACAAAGCTACAAATAAGGAACCCCAAGGAGGGGAATTTTAAGGGCCCCTCTCTTACTCAACCCTGTCAAAGGTGTCAAgcacaatattttgtttgtattttgtgTGTGCAGCAAAGGGTGGTGGTGCTTGTTGTGGTTGGTGGTGGGGTGCGCAGGATAAGCAGCAAAGTTGGGTGAAGGGTAGTGAGAGAGAATCAAACAgtccaaattttaaaagaatatatataaaaagggAAGAGAAAAAGGATTGGTCTTTTTATTAACAAGAAAACAACCCATCATAGTTTTAAGGCCATTTAATTGGTTCCTCTTGCTCTTGTGTGTGCGCTATAAATCTTTTATGGTTTTTGGTTACCCTTTGGGTTCTATTGGGAGTCTAAGATACCCACTTTCAGATTTCTCATTGAGTTGAATGCTTTTGGTTAGGAAGGTTGCTGCAATGGGGAAGGTTGTGTTGTTGTTTCTTTacatgttggtggtggtggtgctgcCTTTGGCTTTTGCTGATTCAAGTCAGAAGCTTGAGGTTCAGAAGCACTTGAAGAACTTGAATAGGCCTCCCGTAAGGTCCATCAAGgtatagagagagaaagagagagctagttttcctttctttcttaaTTCTGCTATgacttttatttctcttttgcCTCTTCTACTTTTCACTGATTCCTTAACTGTTTTTTCTAATTGGTGTTTGCACAACAATGGAACTTTTTGGGTGAAAGGAACTTTAATTCTGGATGCTCCTGTTGTCTCACCTGGGGGGCTTCATTTAGTCTCTTTCACTTGTTCTTGAATTTTGAGCAGAATCTACGTTAGCTTTTTAGTGGCACTTTTTTTTCCCTTGGTTTTGCTAGGAATTGTAGTGTAATTGGTTTGGTTCATTTGCTTTTTATGTCCATCCATGAGCATAATTCTTTTCTGCAAGTTTCTAATTTGCATTTCTGTTGTTGTGAAAGCAGAGTCCCGATGGAGATATTATTGACTGTGTCCACGTCTCTCACCAGCCAGCTTTGGATCACCCTGACCTCAAAAATCTCAAGATTCAGGTGAAgaattttacttttcttatcCACTGCCTTTTCattttacaattcaaaattCTTTCCCTGGTTAGctccttttttctttctctttcctttGCTCAAACttgaatttctaacaatcacggGTTTTTGATACAGATGAAACCAAATTTCCATCCTGAAGGGCACCCTTTTGGGGAGAGCAAAGTCTCTTCAAATTCAAAGCCTATTACTCAGCTGTGGCACCAAAATGGAAGGTGCCCTGAAGGAACAATTCCTGTGAGAAGGACCTCAAAGAATGACATACTAAGGGCAAGCTCTATTCAGAAATTTGGAAAGAAGAAGCAAAGGAGCTTTCCTCAGCCAAAGCCTGCAAAGCCTCTACCAGACCTCATCAGTCAGAGTGGCCACCAGGTACTGCTGCTTTACCATGCATGATACTTGTAATGCAGCAACAGCCACTTCAATTGGGAGGTTCAATTGCTAATTACTCAGCAAAACTACcctcatttctcatttatttcttttctatgaccaataaaaggaaaattaaaaaagaaaaactgttTACTATATTGGGCCTCTTTTCTATGCAAAAGAATATAGAAAAAGTTGTAAACTACCATATTAGGTCTCTCCTTTTTatgcaaaaggaaaaacaagatagTATGGGAGCAAAAGATAAAAGCTGTTTACTTATTTATTGATTTCTCCTgattttttgtgtattttcctttatccctttgatCTTTTTGGAGCATTTAGCATGCCATAGTTTATGTGGAGGGAGATAAGTATTATGGAGCCAAGGCAACCATAAACGTTTGGGACCCAAAAATTCAACAACCCAATGAATTTAGCCTGTCTCAAATGTGGATTCTGGGTGGCTCTTTTGGTCAAGATCTCAACAGCATTGAAGCAGGTTGGCaggtattattaaatattttctccatTGTCTTCTTCTGTCTGCAAATGTTCTCAAATTCAGCATCCTCATAAAGAAGAGATTTATCACCTTCCTTTTAATTTccaatttctgttttttttttttctgttcttgTAATCAGGTCAGCCCTGATTtgtatggagacaacaacactAGACTCTTCACTTATTGGACAGTGAGTTATCAATTCAAGCACTCAAATTTTGTCCTTTCCTCTAATTacttttgtatttgttattcactTGATTCATTCAATTTTTCCACCACCATGACAGAGTGATGCATATCAAGCTACTGGTTGTTATAATCTCCTTTGCTCCGGCTTTATTCAAATTAACAGTGACATAGCTCTAGGAGCAAGCATCTCCCCTCTTTCCAAGTATAGCTCTTCCCAATATGATATCAGCATCCTGGTCTGGAAGGTACATTTTCATatcctttttaatatattatctcTTCATATTGGACATTCTGGCATGAAAATATGCCCAGCACTCAACAAACACCACCATTAGTATATTGCTACCGTTTGTTTTGTGCAGACCACACTAGTCAATTATAAATTGAAAGAATCTCTGACACACACTTCATTATATCTGAATGCTGCATTGTTTTAGGGGTCCATGAATTTAATAACATGGAAGAAAGTCATATAATGTTGTCTATTATGGAAAACCAATGTGTATGTAGGACCCCAAAGAGGGTAACTGGTGGATGCAGTTTGGAAGTGATCATGTTATGGGATACTGGCCAGCTCCTCTATTCTCGTACCTTTCTGACAGTGCCTCAATGATTGAGTGGGGAGGAGAGGTTGTGAACTCTGAATCTGATGGCCAACACACCTCAACTCAAATGGGAAGTGGCCATTTCCCTGATGAAGGTTTTGGCAAGGCTAGTTACTTCAAGAACATTCAGATTGTTGATGGTAACAACAAGCTTAGACCTCCAAAAGACCTTGGCACTTACACTGAGCAAGATAGCTGCTACAATGTTCAAACTGGCAGTGCTGGAGATTGGGGTAACTACTTCTACTATGGTGGTCCTGGTAGAAACCCCAATTGCCCTTGATCATTCTTTTTAAGCAAAGAAAactgaaaagaagaagaaaaaaaaaaaagaatgagtaGGTGTTCTTTTTGTCTAGTTTAGCTGTTTTAGTAACTTGTGGTACCACTTAGAGTTGTGGTGTATAATGAAGCTCTTGATCCTTCAAAGTCTCCAAAAAATTGTTGGAGAAAAAGGCTGTGAGAGTTTCTAGATTTACAAGAAACAAGTTTCTTCATTGGTTTCCctgtttatataaatatatataaatatttgttgtttttgtttgctCCTCTCTCTGGAGCTGTGAATGTGAACAGAATATTCTGTTATGGTACATGGAgactgtatttttttatttcactaccATGTTTCATCAGTGAAAAGCTGTCTCAATAAGGacatttgtttatgtttatgcTCTTGCTTGTGACCTAACCTAAGTGGGTGGCTTTTTAATTGAACAAAGTAAtgttggaaagaaaaaaaaataaaaattgagatgcATGCACACATGTGATTATGCAGTTGAAGGGTGGTCTAGTTTAGTCAGTTCACATCTTTGTGCACAATTTATGGCattaaagtttatgtttttgtaattgGAATATACTTCACATCACTTATCCTAGACTATAGAAGAGcttagaaaaagagaaaaagagaaaaagatgtgaagaaacgCGTTATTATCTCCTTATTGTGATGCTGATATAGATGGACCCATATGAGACTGAATGGTATGTTAGTGTGGCAAGCTAGCATTTTCTTTCATAAAAGCCACCCTTGTGGTTGGTTATGCACCCACCTCTTTATCACTTACCcttaatttattcatatttatatttatttcaccCTTTAAGAAAGTGGcattatatatacatgtatacaaGTAGGGGAAAAGCTTTATGATTTATCTACTAAGTATATACAAAGAGTGTTCTATAGTGTAATACTATTTGagtataaacttttttatattgtcaatcaattatttaaaatgattataataaaaaattgtgctTTGTTTAGTTTTTTGCTAATGAATCAAGTGTGCTTTATTTAAGAAATCAAGTGTTTTCTCTTGATTGAAAAATTGTGTTCAAACATATTCATATAAAGGGGCTTTCAGAAATTGTAATTAAATCAAGTTTATATCCAACTGAATTTCTTAgaaaatttgagatttttgaaaattaaaaaaaaaatagctcttaaaaataaattgcttatAAATAGAACTATTTTGACTAAACTTTGATTAAgtttacttaaaatatattacaattcaaataaatttgtcTGACCAATTATGCATAtcagttttaacaaataatttttatagtttaattaaacttacaATTATTTAATTCATGCATTAAGCTTCAATTTAAGACGATTTCATTATTGTTGGTTTATGTCAACTGCTTTTGATATCAATTGTTTTAGCAAATTAGAATGAGGGTTTTCATCTTGTTTGTTcggttctttttcttttttttttcttaatggaaaaaattatataaacttccattaacaaaataaatgtcTTTGGAGTTCCAAAgcaaattttgtaattaatcaAGAACAAAAAACTTATTGTGAACTAATTAAAACGAATACACCATGAATAATCTTGTGgtaatttttatatgaatgtgtatAATGCTCATGAAATATACTCAATGTTAAGTCTACTCCGATTTTGAAAAGCATGGCTTTTAAGCTCAATTATTATGGCTTTTTATTgtatgatttaaaaattaaccTCGACCCCATATGTTTGGTTAAGATAGAGTAAAATGACACAATTAACAATATAATAACTTGAATTGAAATACGTCATtagtgttttcttttattatttttgttgaagtttttgtttttttctttattgtgaCTGGTTGTTAAAGCTCTTGTTATGTCCCGTTAATTATGTTTCAGCTTTACATGAAGGAGAAATCAGAAAAAAGATACTTTTCTTCAATTAGGTTTAATAGCTTTATAAAAAGATtccatctttttctttctttaaaaaaCCAAATAATGATATTGCAAAGAGATGTGAAAGTTCTATCACTTGTCATGATTGCAAAATTAATCTCATCACAGTGCTCATGGAAAATTTCCTATCAAAAAGACCTTCCGTTGGAGAACTACAAAGTTAAACTTGATCatgcaattaaaataaatagtcaACATTATAATTACGTgaccaattatatatataataatagtaatgatTAAAATCTCAaatcttatgtttttttataaataagatgcagtagttaaagttttgaatacgtaataatattttaactcattatttttatctatttttaatttattattccaattattcttttattttttattttgattttttctaatGGTGTAATGTGATGATTTAAGAATGATTgaagtgataaattaaaaattaatccaaaaaaattgatcaaaatattattattcgaacaggaataggaaaagaaataatgatattttgaccgtttttttttactcaagtaaaatcatcattaattttttgaatgatATAAGATTTTTATAAAGAGGTAagtcttatttgttttttttaatcatgaaGAGCTGTTGAAACAAAATCTAGTGAAGAAAATATGGATATATGAGCAGtagaaaatagttttctttttttattggtaaaaaaatatatttgatatagAAATACTTGGAGTGTTGGAATTCATTAACAAAATTCCATAAATTGTAGAAGGATATGAAGTAAATGgggatgaaatttaaaaatgtttgatATTATATTCCTTGAGTTTAATTTCTCCTGAAGCAAATGTTCTATATATATGAGTATGTCTCCTACACATATACACCTATATGTTTATTAAATGGCATAGTTTTTTAGCAAAGGTCTATAAGCCCTAGAAAGAAGGTGTCTCTTCATTATTATTGAAGTGAGATCACATGTCCTTTCAAACCTATatgttgtatatatattttttctttggaGAAATAGTGATACATTAATGGTGTTTGGGAAGAAGATGCCTATAAAAGGTTGGTGCAAGAAACACTTAGGAGTCAATTTCTCATAATGACTCCATTAATGTGGTTCATGGTGAGTTAGGGCAAATTGCTGAAAGCAAAACCCTTTTTACCCAAATGTTAGTTTTTGAAGTCAAAGCATGTATTTATGCCACATGTGATGTGAGTGCATGTTGTGTGCCATAGAGCTGTCCatcaatacataaataattaatgattagTTGTTGTTCCATTCAACAAGTTTTTCAAACATATCCAAGTTAGGAACGCCAATTATGCTAAAAGGATAAGACTTTGATTTTGAGATGGCTTTATCTGTACTTTTTATTCTctccaaaatttttataaacctggaatttttttttttttacaaatttgttaaagagaatttacaagaaaagattttttcattttttttatgaattttaatcgGCAGTTCgtgagtaattaatttttacaaaattataaaatttacaaatattttctacaaaatttgttgtaaaaagtgttttatataaaatattttaaattgacagcaatttcttgtaaatttttttttcataacaaaatttataaatattttctaaaaaaaatctaaaacaaaaattacaagaaatgtgaatttttttagtaatcaaCTTAATTTTTCGTGAATTTGAATTATATACGCAGGGGATAGATTTGTATCAATTTTTGATGACATCGTATATTAATCTtggcattatatatatatatagttaagtCATACAATTAAGAAGTatgtttttacaattaaaatatattttataatatacttaatataataaaatatatattgctcgatattatattattaagttaagAAGTTGTATTATTAATACACGATTGtcttaaaaatatactttttaaaaatatatgaaaatgaaccaagtaatggcctaaaacataatttatatttattcataaattatcaaaccttttcttttttaaatttcaatcaatatttttcaattaaaaccACATCAAAGAAATATGTTCATAAAAATTCTCATTGAAATATGTTCATAAATGACATAAAATTTAGAACCATTAAACTTACATTAGATTCTAGACCTTTTTAAGTTCTGAAATTTTGAAgtgtaaataaaagaaatattaaaatatggaTTTTATTGAAGAAAGATTGTAATAATAagatcataaaaataatataatataatgaaattaacaaagaaattcattttttcta carries:
- the LOC114185137 gene encoding uncharacterized protein LOC114185137; the protein is MLLVRKVAAMGKVVLLFLYMLVVVVLPLAFADSSQKLEVQKHLKNLNRPPVRSIKSPDGDIIDCVHVSHQPALDHPDLKNLKIQMKPNFHPEGHPFGESKVSSNSKPITQLWHQNGRCPEGTIPVRRTSKNDILRASSIQKFGKKKQRSFPQPKPAKPLPDLISQSGHQHAIVYVEGDKYYGAKATINVWDPKIQQPNEFSLSQMWILGGSFGQDLNSIEAGWQVSPDLYGDNNTRLFTYWTSDAYQATGCYNLLCSGFIQINSDIALGASISPLSKYSSSQYDISILVWKDPKEGNWWMQFGSDHVMGYWPAPLFSYLSDSASMIEWGGEVVNSESDGQHTSTQMGSGHFPDEGFGKASYFKNIQIVDGNNKLRPPKDLGTYTEQDSCYNVQTGSAGDWGNYFYYGGPGRNPNCP